The following DNA comes from Occultella kanbiaonis.
TGATCCCCGCACCCATCACCACGAAGTAGCCGCCGCGCGGGCCGAAGGAATCGATGGCCTGCCCGGACAGCGAGGTACCGAAGGCGAAGCCGAGCCCGATCGCGGTGCCCACCCAGGTCAGTCCCTCGGTCAGGCGGGACCGTGGCACCAGGGCCTGCACGAGCGCGTTGCCGGTGATGATCGTCGGCGCGATCGCGAACCCGGTCACGAACATCACCGGCGCCAGCACGAACAGCGAGTCCACCCAGACGAACAGCGAGACCCCGAACGCGAGCAGGATCACGCCACCGACGAACCGCTTCCACAGCGGCGAGACCCACTCCCGGGCGCCGTACAGCAGGCCGGAGAGCAGCGACCCGGCCGCCATCACGGCCAGCATCACACCGGCCCAGGCCTTCGCACCGTGGGCCTCGGAGAACGCGACCGTGGCCACGTCCGAGGCACCGAAGATGATCCCCATCGCCACGAACACCAGCGCGATCACGACCATCGGCCCCGAGCGCATCACCGAGCGGTGCTCGCCGTGCGGCGGGCGGCCGGCCGGTGGCGGTTCGGTGGCCCGCTGGGACAGGAACCAGAACCCGCCCGCGCCGGCGGCGACGATCGCGGTGACCAGTCCCGCCGTCGGGCTGATCGAGGTGGCCAGGAACGTGGCGAGCACCGGCCCGATCACGAACACCAGCTCGTCCAGCGCCGACTCCAGCGAGTAGGCGGTGTGCAGGTCCCGCGGGCTCTCGACGACGCGGTTCCACCGGGCCCGCACCATCGCGCCCATCGAGCCCACCGTCGCGCCGCTGAGCACGGCCGCCAGGTACAGCCACAGCTCGTCCGCGCGGACGCTGCCGACGATCGTGATCGCGGTCAGGCCGACCATCGCGACCGCCAGCGACTTGCGCATCACCTTCGCTTGCCCGAACCGGTCCACGAGCTTGGCGATCTGTGGCGCGCAGATCGCCTGGGCCAGCGCGTATGCGGCGGCCACCCGCCCGGCCAGCCCGTAGGTGTCGTAGACGGTGGAGATCATCAGCACGATCGAGATCGTCACCATCGACATGGGGAGCCGGGCGAGGACGCCG
Coding sequences within:
- a CDS encoding MFS transporter, with product MLAPYRRVLSRPGALAFSTAGVLARLPMSMVTISIVLMISTVYDTYGLAGRVAAAYALAQAICAPQIAKLVDRFGQAKVMRKSLAVAMVGLTAITIVGSVRADELWLYLAAVLSGATVGSMGAMVRARWNRVVESPRDLHTAYSLESALDELVFVIGPVLATFLATSISPTAGLVTAIVAAGAGGFWFLSQRATEPPPAGRPPHGEHRSVMRSGPMVVIALVFVAMGIIFGASDVATVAFSEAHGAKAWAGVMLAVMAAGSLLSGLLYGAREWVSPLWKRFVGGVILLAFGVSLFVWVDSLFVLAPVMFVTGFAIAPTIITGNALVQALVPRSRLTEGLTWVGTAIGLGFAFGTSLSGQAIDSFGPRGGYFVVMGAGITAALVALAASATMRAAEQSRPLPAPEDDRL